TCTTGAATGCCATTCAAGCGCGCTCCCAGCTGCGCCACAGCCCCATTATGTCTATGTCAGATTAATCTTTTGATAACGCCTGTGATATTAATGCTTTTCTAAATTCTGTCAAGTCAAAATCTTCCTTTAATTTATATTTCTCACCCCTTGCCTTAACCCTAAATGGTTATATAATAAAGAAATACTTTTTTCTTCTTTCCGGGCTCATAGGCACCGCCTTTGTTTTGGGCCGGTCCATTTTACCGAGACATACCCTCGTGCTCAGCAAAATAAAACGCCGCATCCGCAATGTCTTTATCACCGGGCTCTTGATCACTCTGCCTGTGGCAATCACTTTCTTTATCCTCAAGTTCCTGTTCTTGAACCTCGACGCCCTCTCCCCCGTTTTCACGAAACTCCTGATCACAGTCGGCGCTCCGATACCCGAAGGCTACCGCATTCCCTTCCTTGGCTTTGCCATGACCTTTCTGATTATTCTGCTGGCAGGAATGTTGACCACAAATATCTTCGGGAAAAAACTACTGTACCTGGGGGAAGCTATCGTGGCAAAGATTCCCTTTGTCCGCAGTATTTACCGCGGCACCAAACAGGTCGTGGTTTCTTTCGCCAATGCGGACACCGATTCGTTTAAAAAGGTCGTTCTCATTGAATTTCCACGAAAAGGATTGCATGCCATCGGGTTTGTCACCGGCGAAACGAGGGGTGAAGTGCAGGATCACACCGCCGATCAGGTAATAAACGTTTTTGTTCCAACGACCCCCAATCCCACTTCGGGTTTCCTGATATTTGCTCCCAAGGACGAAGTTCAGGAAATAGCCATGAGCATTGAAGACGGCATCAAATACGTAGTCTCCGGGGGCATCGTGGACAACCAGATACAAGACCTTCTTCCTGCTATCGATATCAAGGAAACCAAGGTTTGACCGATTCCGCATTCCCCTTAACAGTTCTTTACGAGGACAATCATCTGATCGCCGTGTGCAAACCCAACGGCCTGGCCACGCAATCGGATAGAGCCTGCGGCCCTTCCCTGCTCGACCAGACCAAAAAATGGCTCAAGGCTGAATACAACAAACCCGGCAATGTGTTTTTAGGACTGGTCCATCGGCTCGACCAGCCGGTTTCCGGCGTGGTTTTATTTGCCAAAACATCCAAAGCGGCATCCCGGCTTTCCAAACAATTCAGGGAACGGACCACACACAAGATTTACCGGGCCATTGTGAATGGAACGCCCGATCAGGCGTCAGACGAACTCATCCACTATCTTCGCAAGGAAAATTCTTTAAAGGCAACTGTATTCCCGCGCCCCACACCAGACACGAAAAAGGCGGAATTATCCTACACCGTCACCGAAGTATTGCCACATGGAAGTCTTCTGGATGTGACACTCAAAACCGGTCGGTTTCACCAGATACGGGCTCAATTGGCATTCATAGGCCACCCGATTTTAGGCGATGTGAAATACGGCGCCCCCTATCCCCTGCCCGGCCAGCAGATTGCCCTGTATGCCTGGAAACTCGTTATCCAGCACCCCATTTCCAAAGAAGAGATCATTCTAGAGTCGCCGCCGCCGCCCGACTGGCCTTTTTATGGATGAACCCCTATCA
Above is a genomic segment from Nitrospinota bacterium containing:
- a CDS encoding RluA family pseudouridine synthase, with amino-acid sequence MTDSAFPLTVLYEDNHLIAVCKPNGLATQSDRACGPSLLDQTKKWLKAEYNKPGNVFLGLVHRLDQPVSGVVLFAKTSKAASRLSKQFRERTTHKIYRAIVNGTPDQASDELIHYLRKENSLKATVFPRPTPDTKKAELSYTVTEVLPHGSLLDVTLKTGRFHQIRAQLAFIGHPILGDVKYGAPYPLPGQQIALYAWKLVIQHPISKEEIILESPPPPDWPFYG
- a CDS encoding DUF502 domain-containing protein, whose translation is MLSKIKRRIRNVFITGLLITLPVAITFFILKFLFLNLDALSPVFTKLLITVGAPIPEGYRIPFLGFAMTFLIILLAGMLTTNIFGKKLLYLGEAIVAKIPFVRSIYRGTKQVVVSFANADTDSFKKVVLIEFPRKGLHAIGFVTGETRGEVQDHTADQVINVFVPTTPNPTSGFLIFAPKDEVQEIAMSIEDGIKYVVSGGIVDNQIQDLLPAIDIKETKV